In Cutaneotrichosporon cavernicola HIS019 DNA, chromosome: 1, one DNA window encodes the following:
- a CDS encoding uncharacterized protein (CobW/HypB/UreG, nucleotide-binding domain): MAAPVCTFQNQLSSSTGASAAHPHSHEGGHSHSHDHAQEHGHTHEQMDHAGKFSERELPDYHGRDWEERAFTVGIGGPVGSGKTALLLALCRALRDKHNIAAVTNDIFTREDQEFLIRNEALPKERIRAIETGGCPHAAIREDISANLHALEELQAEFDTELLFVESGGDNLAANYSRELADYIIYVIDVAGGDKVPRKGGPGITQSDLFIINKIDLAPHVGASLEVMRRDSATMRESGSTLFTSVRQGEGVDAVVDAIISAWKASGAVADQRVTRVCPHGTSL, translated from the exons ATGGCCGCCCCCGTCTGCACGTTCCAGAACCAgctgtcgtcctcgactggcgccagcgccgcccaCCCGCATTCGCACGAGGGAGGTCACAGTCACTCTCATGACCACGCTCAGGAGCATGGTCACACCCATGAGCAAATGGATCATGCCG GCAAGTTCTCTGAGCGGGAGCTCCCCGACTATCACGGCCGTGATTGGGAGGAGCGCGCCTTCAccgtcggcatcggcggcCCAGTCGGGTCTGGCAAGAcggctctcctcctcgctctctgTCGCGCACTACGCGACAAGCACAACATCGCTGCGGTGACCAACGACATCTTCACCCGCGAGGACCAGGAGTTCCTGATCCGTAACGAGGCACTGCCGAAGGAACGTATCCGTGCGATTGAGACTGGCGGCTGCCCGCACGCGGCTATCCGCGAGGACATCTCCGCCAACTTACAcgcgcttgaggagctgcaGGCCGAATTTGACACTGAGCTGCTGTTTGTCGAGAGCGGCGGGGACAACCTCGCGGCCAACTACTCGCGCGAACTTGCCGACTACATCATCTACGTT ATCGACGTTGCTGGCGGCGACAAGGTCCCCCGGAAGGGCGGACCAGGAATCACTCAGTCAGACCTGTTTATCATCAACAAG atcgacctcgcgccgcACGTGGGCGCGTCACTCGAGGTCATGCGCCGCGACTCGGCGACGATGCGCGAGAGCGGTAGCACGCTCTTCACGTCGGTGAGgcagggcgagggcgtcgacgcggtcgtGGACGCCATCATCTCGGCGTGGAAGGCTAGTGGGGCTGTGG
- the YIP3 gene encoding uncharacterized protein (PRA1 family protein), giving the protein MNMDMVGYLNSAQDTVRSLRETRLGQLRHPAEFFDYQRVSKPKDVGEYMKRAGYNIRYFSANYAIIVALLSVYSLLSSPLLLIGLVFLIGGFIGISRFITEPFEFQGRTITPQNLYIGLFLIGIPLLLLGAPISAFFWVVGASGVIVGAHAGLLEPGVESEYEGIETV; this is encoded by the exons ATGAACATGGACATGGTCGGATACCTCAACAGCGCGCAGGACACTGTCCGGAGTCTTCGCGAAAcgcgcctcggccagctGCGGCACCCTGCCGAGTTCTTTGACTACCAGCGCGTCAgcaagcccaaggacgTGGGCGAGTACATGAAGCGTGCGGGTTACAACAT CCGCTACTTCTCGGCCAACTACGCCATCATCGTAGCCCTCCTCAGCGTCTACTCGCTGCTGAGCTCGCCACTCCTCCTGATCGGCTTGGtcttcctcatcggcgGCTTCATTGGCATCAGCCGGTTTA TCACGGAACCGTTCGAGTTCCAGGGCCGCACAATCACCCCTCAGAACCTCTACATCGgtctcttcctcatcg GCATCCCACTCCTACTCCTCGGCGCTCCCATCAGCGCGTTCTTCTGGGTCGTGGGCGCGAGCGGCGTCATCGTTGGCGCCCATGctggcctcctcgagccgGGCGTTGAGTCCGAGTACGAGGGCATCGAGACTGTGTAA
- a CDS encoding uncharacterized protein (K homology RNA-binding domain) — protein sequence MRTHRRANTYPPIPEAVMDLYTTSFTFHRSARKGRTPSKGSASPPSLHQDAAAAEREWDAVQKLCNDITSREGCLVTISRDAMLSDVHDEQRAPSPSPPSLWNFHISGAYQAVMSARGAILRETPRDNRASLKVPRGEILDKPLALVSPLKADVKHRLDEIVNDTRASITVLNTDASGVSNYAQVLATADPDVGTKDSRDSSPPPGEEDDADCGAAAQGQASYGLETERMCELVISGTVESVELAKVRLLVMVDELSGLHSEVCDIDYKLHAIIAGRKRCVIQGIQEETATNIYFPTPLVGVLNQPQPGSQQGMGYSRGTMYGAAMSPQMTGMSYNGMNMGMPAVPPPHPPHQQHQHQGHPRNTNQPLYNPQQHVHYPYSPQPLHINPQQTRGMPYTGPGVQQWSMPTGPQHAPHGGHHPHGPPPPHGQGPMQMAPGMNGHGPGFGARGMGTPMTHGQPMGQPVMGMGPMGYGQSHMHVSMGTAPMGGMPLGPGDMGMGQFGQGPHPGLSVHSGEQGILGKANQIWITGEFFGVQRARDMLLSVAVQKSKLVISRDTAILPRKLDWLLTERIDDIRNIMCDNGTYIQVPSVGSQASLITVFGDHRVNIERTIRSVMSLACQFYVASFWLLPVSFDVLMPQATLNPPQMQPVLKRISHATGAEVVFKSNCFEMHGLEKEVRDAVVQVLELDVVKAFHHEIRFQIELANEHREFISGKKNGKINKIMKVCGVRIKFETFNDYNFLMDISGQDMAALQGLSMLQEELPAEVSFHVPESYHKRIIGVGGKNIQRIMKMYGVYVKFSNAEEFAQLSGYMDNEDNVVARTPAKNSIALESLKTAVMDLVSPKDKDYTVDSVTIPRRYHRTLLGEKSIFIHDIERKTNSTIRFPNKETASDTVTIFGPESQVHIAVAMLLDHVPFEADLHVPPNLELTRLVTSKDFVLFTERMKRDHQIAISPSPRFGQGEEAVFKFRCQRSSIDFLTTVHDALVEFLAGHSIQVYPPHAAKRPDPFADAFSHFDSKLLQTGKEDRRGVKALFDSEYQGFAGPLSFAVPDYWQPGSGPSHSQMAVGSAVGTAVGGAVGSSAPSSADPTSAVSDGPKPKPPKPKRASDTPLEDKRGHAHNHSHSHAPAQHQHALSHGHGHGHPARAVGARTQSLDITQLNFARALGGPAPSFAPVPPSPSQSPGHYDRRYAGTVDGVTQGLANVQVSHT from the exons ATGAGGA CCCATCGGCGCGCCAATACCTATC CTCCGATACCAGAGGCCGTCATGGACCTCTACACCACTTCGTTCACGTTCCACCGCTCAGCGCGCAAGGGCCGCACCCCGTCCAAGGGGTCCGCCTCCCCGCCTAGCTTGCATCAGGatgcggccgccgccgagcgcgagtgggaCGCCGTCCAGAAGCTCTGCAACGACATTACCTCCCGCGAGGGTTGTCTTGTTACCATATCCCGCGACGCCATGCTCAGCGACGTCCACGACGAACAGCGGGccccctcgccctcgccgccgagtcTGTGGAACTTTCACATCTCGGGCGCGTACCAGGCCGTTATGAGCGCGCGTGGCGCCATCTTGAGGGAGACACCGAGGGACAATCGCGCCTCTCTCAAGGTCCCTCGGGGCGAGATCCTTGACAAGCCCCTAGCCCTCGTGTCCCctctcaaggccgacgtcAAGCACCGCCTCGATGAGATTGTGAACGACACACGTGCCAGCATCACGGTACTGAACACGGACGCGAGCGGGGTATCCAATTATGCTCAGGTGCTTGCGACTGCTGATCCTGACGTTGGCACAAAAGACTCGCGCGACTCCTCACCCCCGCcgggtgaggaggatgacgcggactgcggcgcggccgcccaGGGCCAGGCGTCATACGGTCTTGAGACTGAGCGCATGTGCGAGCTCGTCATCTCGGGAACGGTCGAGAGCGTCGAACTCGCAAAGGTCCGCCTGCTTGTCATGGTCGACGAGTTGTCGGGCCTCCACTCAGAGGTGTGTGACATCGACTACAAACTGCACGCCATTATTGCAGGCCGCAAGCGTTGCGTCATCCAAGGCATccaggaggagacggcgacCAACATCTACTTTCCAACGCCGTTGGTTGGCGTCCTAAACCAGCCCCAGCCGGGCTCGCAGCAAGGTATGGGTTACAGTCGCGGGACAATGTACGGCGCGGCCATGTCGCCTCAAATGACCGGCATGAGCTACAACGGCATGAACATGGGCATGCCGGCCGTACCCCCGCCCCACCCGCCTCATcagcagcaccagcaccaaGGCCACCCCCGCAACACCAACCAGCCACTGTACAACCCCCAACAGCACGTGCACTACCCCTACTCGCCGCAGCCGCTGCACATTAACCCCCAGCAGACGAGAGGCATGCCGTACACAGGGCCAGGCGTGCAGCAGTGGTCGATGCCGACGGGTCCACAGCACGCGCCGCACGGCGGACATCACCCGCACGGgccacctccgccgcacGGTCAGGGTCCGATGCAGATGGCGCCGGGGATGAACGGGCACGGGCCTGGTTTCGGCGCACGTGGCATGGGCACGCCGATGACGCACGGCCAGCCCATGGGCCAGCCGGTCATGGGAATGGGGCCGATGGGCTACGGGCAGAGCCACATGCACGTGAGCATGGGCACGGCCCCGATGGGCGGCATGCCGCTCGGCCCCGGCGATATGGGCATGGGCCAGTTCGGTCAGGGACCCCACCCGGGGCTGTCGGTGCACAGCGGCGAGCAGGGTATTCTGGGCAAGGCGAACCAGATTTGGATCACGGGCGAGTTCTTCGGCGTGCAGCGCGCACGCGACATGCTTCTCTCCGTCGCCGTGCAGAAGAGTAAGCTCGTTATCTCGCGCGACACGGCTATCCTCCCACGCAAGCTCGACTGGCTGCTCACGGAGCGCATTGACGACATCCGCAACATCATGTGCGACAACGGCACGTACATCCAGGTGCCTAGTGTGGGGTCGCAGGCGAGCTTGATCACGGTGTTTGGGGACCATCGCGTCAACATTGAACGGACCATCCGGAGCGTCATGTCGCTGGCATGCCAGTTCTACGTGGCGTCGTTCTGGCTCCTGCCAGTGTCGTTTGATGTGCTCATGCCGCAGGCGACGCTCAACCCACCGCAGATGCAGCCGGTGCTCAAGCGCATCTCGCACGCCACGGGCGCAGAGGTCGTGTTCAAGAGCAACTGCTTTGAGATGCACGGcctggagaaggaggtgcgcgacgccgtcgtccaggtgctcgagctcgacgtggTCAAGGCGTTCCACCACGAGATCCGCTTCCAGATCGAGTTAGCCAACGAGCACCGTGAGTTTATCAGCGGCAAGAAGAACGGCAAGATCAACAAAATCATGAAGGTGTGCGGCGTGCGCATCAAGTTTGAGACTTTCAACGACTACAACTTCCTCATGGACATTTCCGGACAGGATATGGCGGCGCTACAGGGCCTCAGCATGCTGCAAGAAGAGCTGCCGGCTGAAGTGTCCTTCCATGTCCCAGAGAGCTACCACAAGCGTATCattggcgtcggcggcaagaACATCCAGCGCATCATGAAGATGTACGGCGTGTACGTCAAATTTTCCAACGCCGAGGAGTTTGCGCAGCTCAGCGGCTACATGGACAACGAGGACAACGTCgtggcgcgcacgccagCGAAGAACTCGATCGCActcgagtcgctcaagACGGCAGTCATGGACCTCGTGTCGCCAAAGGACAAGGACTACACGGTCGACAGCGTGACGATCCCGCGGCGGTACCACCGCACACTCCTCGGCGAGAAGAGCATCTTCATCCACGACATTGAGCGCAAGACCAACTCGACGATTCGCTTCCCGAACAAGGAGACGGCAAGCGACACGGTGACCATTTTCGGGCCCGAAAGCCAGGTACACATAGCTGTGGCCAtgctcctcgaccacgtGCCCTTCGAGGCAGACTTGCACGTGCCGCCAAACCTCGAGCTCACACGCCTAGTGACGAGCAAGGACTTTGTGCTGTTCACCGAGCGAATGAAGCGTGACCATCAGATTGCCATCTCGCCGTCCCCGCGCTTCGGGCaaggcgaggaggccgtgTTCAAGTTCCGCTGCCAGCGCAGCAGCATCGACTTCTTAACCACCGTGCACGATGCTCTCGTCGAATTCCTGGCTGGCCACAGCATCCAGGTGTACCCGCcccacgccgccaagcGGCCCGACCCCTTCGCCGACGCGTTCTCCCACTTTGACTCAAAGCTCCTTCAGACAGGCAAGGAGGACCGGCGCGGCGTCAAGGCACTCTTCGACAGCGAGTACCAGGGCTTTGCAGGTCCGCTCTCCTTCGCGGTCCCAGACTACTGGCAGCCAGGGAGCGGGCCTTCCCACTCGCAGATGGCGGTGGGTAGCGCCGTGGGCACCGCCGTGGGTGGCGCCGTTGGTAGCTCAgcgccgtcgagcgccgacccgacctcggccgtgTCCGACGGACCCAAGCCGAAgccgccgaagccgaaGCGCGCGTCCGACACGccgctcgaggacaagcgAGGGCACGCGCACAATCATTCGCACAGCCACGCCCCGGCGCAGCACCAGCACGCTCTGAGCCACGGGCATGGACACGGGCATCCCGCGCGTGCTGTTGGAGCACGCACGCAGAGCCTCGACATTACGCAGCTCAACTTTGCGCGCGCACTGGGCGGGCCTGCGCCGAGCTTTGCTCCTGTGCCTCCCAGCCCGTCGCAGAGCCCCGGCCACTACGACCGGCGTTACGCTGGCACCGTGGACGGAGTGACGCAGG GCCTTGCCAACGTCCAAGTGTCTCACACATAA
- a CDS encoding uncharacterized protein (Cytoplasm protein), producing MSLGVDTGKRAVTIETAQFPLFSPSAGSISILGRHFVDQHGRVLLLHGANVGAASKVPNEHGLDKPEEASYVGRPFPLDEAKEHWARLASWGLTFVRIIFTWDAVEHAGPGEYDEAYLAYLRALLISLRGTGLVAYVSVHQDVWSRYSGGSGAPAWTLSVAGFDMSNGGEKLEASGAAWLHGVQGGRLPGERGLWPTGYQKLACASMNTFFWGGETFSPSFKVGPKAVNIQTYLQDAFLAMWSKVLDAVGDLDTVMGFEVLNEPHAGYIGIPTVDEWNYNTDLHLGEYPSPLQSFSLGDGYPTKVPVYVRSWPHPTRVGRHTVVNKPGVRAWTIPCPWEKEGVWSWSADQGHAVALQQDYFTKNAKGEPVSFYKDFYYPFVRRWDKLVASKAPKKARLLEPVPNEYAPVWPEDVRPRNFVYAPHWYDLHALFSKTFGTMTVNVQGLSRGKFLPLCLYFGKSVRQNYATQIRTLVQEAGKQLGEVPVVFGECGIPFDLNGEEAFRTGDWKWQARMLDALMYALESNNVHFNLWNYNPSNRDDLGDDWNAESFSWFSEENRRRAIAAAPKEEQKALTADLDVGARLLDALVRPYAIATAGTPISASFEPTTMLFCHRWTDMPQPTSPDAPPRARITEIFLPRRHYKEGQVKWFGSSGARMHFDWERERLWVWFDDTDEFIRRGKAVTRRVDLWVHETPDRAKPAEVVGLLIVVAGVCFFLANEWMRYTTGKPWVEIEM from the exons ATGagtctcggcgtcgacacTGGCAAGCGCGCTGTCACCATTGAAACGGCGCAGTTTCCGCTCTTCTCTCCGAGTGCTGGCAGTATCAGCATCCTCGGGCGTCATTTTGTCGACCAGCATGGCcgcgtccttctcctccatgGCGCGAATGTCGGGGCAGCGTCCAAGGT GCCGAATGAGCATGGACTTGACAAGCCTGAGGAGGCGAGCTATGTCGGTCGTCCTTTCCCTCTCgatgaggccaaggagcaCTGGGCGAGGCTAGCGTCGTGGGGTCTGACATTTG tccGAATCATCTTCACCTGGGATGCCGTCGAGCATGCCGGGCCCGGGGAGTATGACGAAGCGTACCTCGCTTATCTGCGAgcgctcctcatctcgctcCGCGGCaccggcctcgtcgcctATGTCAGCGTGCACCAGGACGTGTGGTCACGCTACTCTGGCGGCTCTGGTGCGCCGGCATGGACCCTTTCCGTGGCGGGCTTTGACATGAGCAACGGCGGtgagaagctcgaggctAGCGGAGCGGCGTGGCTCCACGGCGTGCAAGGCGGAAGGCTGCCGGGGGAGCGCGGACTCTGGCCCACTGGGTACCAGAAGCTCGCGTGTGCCAGTATGAA CACCTTCTTCTGGGGCGGAGAGACCTTCTCACCCAGCTTCAAGGTCGGGCCGAAGGCGGTCAATATCCAGACGTACCTGCAGgacgccttcctcgccatgTGGAGCAAGGTGCTCGATGCGGTCGGTGACCTGGACACCGTGATGGGATTCGAG GTGCTCAACGAGCCGCATGCGGGTTACATCGGCATCCCGACCGTTGACGAATGG AACTACAACACTGACCTGCACCTCGGCGAGTATCCGTCGCCACTGCAGTCCTTCTCGCTGGGTGACGGCTATCCTACAAAGGTGCCCGTGTATGTGCGGTCGTGGCCTCACCCGACGCGCGTGGGACGGCACACCGTGGTCAACAAGCCCGGTGTGCGGGCGTGGACGATCCCATGCCCgtgggagaaggagggcgtTTGGTCCTGGTCGGCAGACCAGGGGCACGCCGTGGCCCTTCAGCAGGACTACTTCACCAAGAACGCCAAAGGCGAGCCTGTGTCGTTCTACAAGGACTTCTATTACCCCTTCGTCCGGCGATgggacaagctcgtcgctTCCAAGGcgccgaagaaggcgcGACTGCTCGAGCCAGTACCGAACGAGTACGCCCCTGTCTGGCCAGAGGACGTCCGGCCGCGCAACTTTGTGTATGCGCCTCATTG GTACGACCTGCACGCGCTGTTCTCCAAGACCTTTGGCACGATGACGGTCAACGTTCAGGGGCTGAGCCGGGGCAAGTTCCTCCCGCTGTGCCTGTACTTTGGGAAGAGCGTGCGACAGAACTACGCGACGCAGATCCGCACGCTGGTTCAAGAGGCCGgcaagcagctcggcgaggtgcCAGTTGTGTTTGGCGAGTGCGGCATTCCCTTCGACCTTAA tggggaggaggcgttcCGCACTGGCGACTGGAAGTGGCAGGcgcgcatgctcgacgcgctgaTGTACGCACTCGAAAGTAACAACGTTCACTTCAACCTGTGGAACTACAACCCAAGCAACAGggatgacctcggcgacgatTGGAACGCTGAGAGCTTCTCGTGGTTCAGTGAGGAAAaccgtcgacgagcgatcgccgcggccccgaaggaggagcagaAGGCCCTGACCGCGGACCtggacgtcggcgcgcgcctcctcgacgccttGGTT cgaccGTACGCCATTGCGACAGCGGGCACTCCAATCTCGGCGTCTTTCGAGCCGACCACGATGCTCTTCTGCCACCGCTGGACCGACATGCCGCAGCCTACATCGCCCGATGCCCCTCCCCGTGCTCGAATCACGGAGATCTTCCTCCCTCGCAGGCACTACAAGGAGGGACAGGTCAAGTGGTTCGGGTCGTCTGGTGCGCGTATGCACTTTGActgggagcgggagcgacTCTGGGTCTGGTTCGACGACACGGACGAGTTCATCCGCCGCGGCAAGGCTGTTACGCGCCGCGTGGATTTGTGGGTGCACGAGACGCCGGACCGCGCCAAGCCCGCCGAGGTGGTGGGTCTGTTGATTGTGGTTGCTGGGGTTTgcttcttcctcgccaacgagTGGATGCGGTACACTACGGGTAAACCGTGGGTCGAGATTGAGATGTAG
- a CDS encoding uncharacterized protein (Sin-like protein conserved region), which translates to MSAVIEPTLAPTTPPETTPSAAPSTPAEPSSSEPAPPSSSEPAPPNSSSSSANPAPSSEPGTNPSAVEPGQSSQPPAASSQPVNPGASDTGGGVQTTAPPGASQPALPSGSGVQSGSPTMTNGQSAVIVTVTKTDANGNIQTAIETRPISSGSKSNVGPIVGGVVGGVGGAIVIAVLVWLLFRRRKRNYRDDFDDMMFDPARAQNHAPIDLADTADTPHVDPYKYTPVEGVAATSTGHHNQAQYGNYNAYDNYGNQPQMAQASYGHTTVSGTSEPGYANAAGVGAGVASGLSGATSSSGTSAGYAGMGSGYPAGNAPSGYPMAVPTGSGPSDMSHMSPKQREAYEDSQRLAVQNQGVPEAVTVHQDGGAFTEVQTSGAEIPPTYDSIRR; encoded by the exons ATGT CCGCTGTCATCGAACCCACCCTTGCCCCCACCACTCCCCCGGAAACCACCCCGtccgccgcgccctcgacgcctgCCGAACCGAGCTCATCCGAACCTGCCCcgcccagcagcagcgaACCCGCCCCGCCCAACTCTAGCTCTTCCAGCGCCAACCCAGCACCGAGCAGTGAACCCGGCACCAACCCGTCCGCTGTCGAGCCAGGCCAATCGTCGCAGCCTCCGGCCGCATCGTCGCAGCCTGTCAACCCGGGCGCAAGTGAcactggcggcggcgttcaaaccaccgcgccgcccggCGCGTCGCAGCCTGCCCTTCCTTCTGGCAGCGGTGTCCAGTCGGGTTCCCCCACCATGACCAACGGCCAATCTGCTGTTATTGTCACAGT CACCAAGACCGACGCCAACGGCAACATTCAGACGGCCATTGAGACCCGGCCCATTAGCAGCGGCTCCAAGTCGAATG TTGGTCCAATTGTGGGTGGTgttgtcggcggcgtcggtggTGCGATCGTCATCGCCGTTCTCGTCTGGCTTCTcttccgccgccgcaaGAGGAACTACCgcgacgactttgacgacaTGATG TTTGACCCTGCTCGTGCGCAGAACCATGCTCCCATTGACCTTGCGGACACGGCCGATACGCCGCACGTCGACCCATACAAGTACACCCCCGTCGAGGGAGTCGCGGCTACTTCCACGGGCCATCACAACCAGGCACAGTACGGCAACTACAATGCGTACGACAACTATGGCAACCAGCCCCAGATGGCGCAGGCCAGCTACGGCCACACGACTGTGTCTGGCACCTCGGAGCCTGGCTACGCCAACGCTGCAGGTGTCGGTGCAGGTGTCGCATCGGGTCTGTCGGGCGCCACTTCTTCGTCTGGGACGTCGGCCGGCTACGCTGGTATGGGGTCTGGCTACCCTGCTGGCAATGCCCCGTCTGGCTACCCGATGGCAGTCCCCACCGGCAGCGGCCCCTCGGACATGTCGCACATGTCTCCCaagcagcgcgaggcgtACGAGGACAGCCAGCGTCTCGCAGTCCAGAACCAGGGCGTACCGGAAGCTGTCACTGTCCACCAAGACGGTGGCGCCTTCACCGAGGTGCAGACGTCGGGCGCCGAGATTCCACCGACCTACGACTCCATCCGCCGGTGA